The sequence TTTATTGCTATTCGCGCCATTATTTTTAAATCGCTGGGGTGTGAGGGCTTGGCAAACAGTTCAAAGCGTTTGGTTGATTATTGCTATCACCTATATCACGTTTATGGAGGTCTCAACGCCCGCCTTTGTTATGCAATACGACTTGCGACCTAACCGTCTGTTTGTTGAGTATTTAGAGTACCCGAGGGAAGTGTTAAGCACCCTTTGGGGAGGGTTTAAAGTCTGGTTACTTTTGACCGCGGTAGTGTTGGGTATTTGCTTATTCGGACTCGGTAAGCTTGCTAAGCGACTGAACCAGACAACTTATGGTCATAAACAATACACTGGCAGGGCGCTTATTGTTTGGCCGCTTTTGATGGTAATTGTTTTTGCCGGTGTGCGGTCAACGTTAGCGCATCGCCCGGCGAACCCAGCATTTTTTGCGGTGACATCGGATGCTTTGGTGAATAGTTTAGTTATCAGTTCGGCCTATTCGCTTGAATACGCAATTTACAGCATGAGGCACGAGGAAAATGCCTCTCGTATATACGGTGATGCCAGTTTAGAGAAAATTCTTAACATAGTTAAAAGCCAGCCACACTTAGCAGGCAAGGCATTTCCATCTGACGAATACCCCACAGTGCACTTTAATAAAGCTTCCCGGAGCTTCGACAAACCCAAAAATATTGTCGTTATCTTGGAGGAAAGTTTAGGTGCGACTTTTGTTGAAGATCTCGGTGGGATTAATGTCACACCAAACCTAAAGCGACTTAGTAAGGAAGGGTGGTGGTTTCAGCAGCTTTACGCAACTGGCACTCGGTCAGTTCGTGGTATTGAGGCGGTTATTTCAAGCTTCTTACCCACACCGGGAAGAAGTACCGTGAAACTTTCACTGTCTCAGCAAAATTTTTATACCGCTGCTGACCTGTTGTCGCGTGAGGGATACTTCACTGAGTTTATTTATGGTGGTGAAACCCACTTTGACAACATGGGAAGTTTTTTCGCAAGTAATGGTTTTCAGTCTATTCTTGGTCAGAGTGACATTGATAACCCCAAGTTTGTCGGTAGCTGGGGAGCGAGCGATGAGGACCTGTTTAATACCGCTCATAAAAGGTTTGAGATGCTAACTAAAAAGGGAGCTCCCTTCTTTAGCTTGGTGTTTACCTCATCAAACCACGAACCATTTGAGTTTCCAGACGATGAAGTCGAGCTCTATTCTGCGCCCAAGAACTCGGTAGAAAACGCTGTCAAATATGCTGACTTTGCGCTGGGTAAGTTTATCAACAAAGCAAAGGCGAGTGATTACTGGGAAAATACGATTTTTTTGATTGTCGCTGATCACGATACGCGCGTCTATGGAAACGAGTTAGTTCCGATCCAAAAGTTTCGTATTCCAGGACTCATTCTGGGTGGCTCTATTCAACCCAAAGAGATTGATGAAATTACCAGTCAGATTGACTTAATGCCTACGGTTATCTCGCTTGCAGGCGTTTCAGCTTGGACCCCGGCGATAGGCCAGGACATTTCGAATGATAACGTGCCACCGGCTAATCGTGCCATGATGCAATTTGGTAATAACTACGCGTGGATGACACCCAAAGGAGTAGCGATTTTAACTCCTGGAGAGGATAAAACCGGTCACTATGACTTCGATGAGAGCGCCTTTGTGGCTGACCAAAACATCAGTCAGCAGTTGCGTAATGAGGCACTAGCTCATGCATTATTGCCTTCTTGGCTATATCAACACCGAGCATATTTTGTCCCAGAAAGTTTAACTAAGCTTTCTAACGAATAGATCCTAGCTAGAAATTAGTAATTGAGCGAATGCGCGGCTACTACTGGGGCTGTAGTTGGTCCGCTTCTCGCTCAGAGCGGACACTCCTAATATTATCTGGCAATTTATTCTTAGTCAGTGCAGTTAAAGTAAAGCCAGCAAACACGCTGGCTTATACTTAGTTACATTCTGAACCCATGACATGTTTTAGATGAGTCAAGACAGTATCCATTGTTTCTTTGTTATAACTGTAATGGTCTCCATCCAAATCGATATGCAGCACGGGGTTCTCATAGCTATTATCTGACAACCTTTGTTCAATTTTATTAGCCATTTCGAATGAAGGCCAAATTTGGTCTTGCCTTGCTGAGACCAGCGTAACCGAGCCTTTGATCTTCTCGACAGGAATTGCAGCATCGTTGAACTCTTTTGGGGAAGCTTCAGATAAAGCGTCAGTAAAGGCATTTCGGTACTCACCGGTAAAAATTCCGGATAGCATGTCAAAAGATAATAAAGGGGCCTCAATGTAAGGTAGTGGCTGTCCGTCGATGCTCCAGCTTGAATAGCTCATTGGTGTTTTCACTGCATTCCAGACAACATGACTCGGGTATGCAGCAACAATGTGATTAACCGTATTAAAATGGCTGCCAAGCAACAAAGATAATTCCGCACCTTTTGAGAAACCGAGAAGTGCAACACACTGACCTTTAATGCTCGAGTCTTCAGTTATTGCCTTAATACGCGCGTCAATTTCGTTTAAAGACAGCTCAATAGGGCTATCGGGCGTTCCCAACGTATCAAAGTAACCCATTGATGCAACAGAGAATCCATAATCGTGATATCTATCCATCAACGGCTTCATATTTGGATTGGCAAAGTAATTACCACCGTCACTTCCTCCTACCAAAATGACTAACGGGTGTGCTTCTCCGTCGCTAATGTAATTGGTGTATAAATCAGGTGCTGGTGCGTTTTCGCAGGACGCAAGAGCCCCCACCAGTAAAAATGGTGTTATTAATTTTTTCATTGTTTTTCCTTATTTTTTAGGGTTAAGCACTACATCGTTAAGTGCCTTTTTAGTTGGCGTGCGCCATTTCGGCTGGTTAATACTTCCAGCTCGGAGTGAATAAATCTTAAGAGCAAGCGCCCATTAAGCCAGCGCTCGGCTTCGCTCAATCGAAGCCGATTAATGATTGCGCCACGATGGACACGGAGAAAGTGTGCTGGCAGTTGTTGCTCCAGCTCAGTTAATGTCTTGTCTAAAGGGTAAGTCTGCGAACCGCAATGGGCCACTTGCGTCCCGTTGTCGATAATAATGGCATCGATATCCTCAATTCCTACGTTTCTCATACGTTGCCCCACCTGACTAATCAATGTTTGTGGCAGCGTTTGGGCTCGTTTTAGTCGCAGCCGCTCAGCGACTCGTTCAAGTGCGAGCTGAAGTCGTTGTAGGCTAATCGGTTTGAGAACGTAATCAGCGGCGGCACCGTTGAAGGCTTCAACGGCATAACGGCTGTGTGCCGTTGTGAAGATAACTTCGCTATTGCAGTGTTGCCGGTTTAATTGCGACAGCACATCGATTCCATTCAGTCCTGGCATATTAATGTCGAGTAAAATGACATCGGGTTGTGACTCTGAAAGATGCTGAAAAAGCTCCTCTCCGGACCTTAGCTCGGCTTCAATACGCCACTCGGGTAATGCACTTATAAGCTGATTCAGCTTCAGTCTACTTGCGTATTCATCGTCAACGATAAAAAGAGTATTAATCATGATTGGACTCCAAGCTGATGTTGACAACCGCTCCCTTAGACTCTGGGTCATTCGACAGCTGGATATTGGCATGGCGCATAAGGCCAATCCGTCGGATTGTCGTGCTCAAACCGAGTCCCGAATGCTTTAAGTTTTCAGGTTGAGTAGCCAGGACTATGTCAGGAAAACCGGGACCATTGTCGCGGATAATAACCTGCAAAGCACTGCCACGAGCTCTACACGCTAACGTTAATTCAATTGGAAGCCGCGTGGCATGTTTAATTGAGTTTTCCAGTATTGGTTGCAACAAAAATGGGGGAATCTGCACATCTAGAGTTGCTTCATCAATGTCTATATCGATTTTCAAATCATCACCGAGCCTAGCACGCTCTATATTCAGCCACTTTTGTAGGATCATTAATTCATGTTTGAGGCTGATGGTATCGACATTATTCGTATCTAGGATATGTCGCAACACGGATGCTAAATCGTGAGTCAGCAGCTCTGCCTTTTTTGGATTCGACGTAATGAAAGCCGTTAACGTATTAAGGCTGTTAAACAAGAAATGAGGATGCAAGGAGTGCTTGAGTTGATTCAACTCAGCATGCTGGCGCAGCAAACGTTCGGTTTGTAATGCTTTGTAGGCTCTGTAGGCACGATAAAGAATATACGTTCCAATAGCCCAGGGAATTGACATGAAAAAGACGTCAAGCCAACCAAATTCAACACCTGGATAAATGCCTGCTAGAGCAAAGCCCCAGATTCGATAGCCGATATAAAAGCAGCCAAACCATAGAAGCAGCTCATAGAAAATATTGTTGATGCCGAGCCTTTTGATAGCGAATACAGCCGAAGAAATAGGTACCCAAAATAGGAAGATAATCGCAACAGCTCCAGCTAACAGAGCGTCATTGGTTCCAACCTGTCCTCGCTGCCACCAGTCGAGAAAGGTAATCGTGGCACTGATAAAACTTAACCCGAGTAATGCAATAAACAGTTCTTTTTTAGTGATTTCTGGCATCGGTATGTCCGCTGCTTTTGGTTATGCAGACATTATTAAAGCCCTGAAGCTGAGTGTCACTGTGTTTCTGACTGAATGGTTAAATTAACGTGTTGAACTGTCGCTAGGGTTCGTCCGCTTTGAGCGATTAGTGGACTTTTCAGTAGCCTTTTATAAGGCAAATTTGTACGTGAAAATTACAAAGCAAAAAGGATCTTCCGATCCTTTCTGTTCAGCCAGTGCTACTTTAGTTCAAATAGTCACTTTTCCATACTTCAGCTGCCAAAGTAGCCATATATTGCTGACGACTTTCAATTTGACTACCGTCCCAGGAAGATGCTGAAATACCAGATAGAATTTGATAGGAAGACTCTCGATATATATCGATCTTATTTTGGAAGTTTTCATTCCCGACTCTTCTGTTTTCAGCTGGCGTCAATAGGCCGTAATTTCCTAGTCGATATATATACTCATCTTGTTGCTCAAGAGGGACAGCTTCACCCCATTGCTCTGAAGGATTTTCAGGCAATATATGTTCTATAGTTCCAGGATCGTTTTCCCAGTCAACTAGCGATTGCCGTAAATGACTTTCTAATTTGAAGAGAATGTATCGTGCTATCTTTTTTCGGTTCTTCGTTACTATTTTAGCTTTTTCAAAAGACTGCAAAAAATCAGTATCATTGACATAAACTTCTCTAACATCATTGAATACGGCTCTTGGCGTAGTAAGTCTTCCATCATGCACGCCAACAGCAGCTCTGCATAAGGCAGTTTCTAGATTGTTCGGGTTTAATTTCCCTATAACGCTATATCGAAATAATATAGCTTCTAGTAATTTTAATACTCTACAAAAATCACTTGAGTTAAACTTCCTCTCGCAAGAAAGAAGAAGTGGATTAATTTGTTTCGAGCCAAATATTTTTATTGCCTTTAGATGTCGGACTGCATCTGTTCTACCATCCCAATAATCATTGCTTGGGTCTTTAATTGCCATGTAAACTTCGGATTCAGACTCAATTTCATCTAGGAAATTTTGAGCATCAGTTGCACTACGAACTAGGTTCTTTATTCTTTTGAATAGTTGATGAGATCTTACAAACCTGCCGGTAGAATTAATGTAGTAACGAAGGAAATCTGGGAGCTCCTCGCTTTTTACATTAAAACATATCCTATCCCATTGACGCTGAATGATTTCCTGATCGGTTTGGGAAATTAATAGTGAAAATAAATAGTTTTTTAGTAGATCTGAGGAGCTTAGTTCTACCCCTCTAGCATTGAGAGTTTCAAAAACTGTATATGCTGATAGCTCATCTTCAACCTCGATCTGAATAAATATAAGTTTTCTAGCAACCTGATTGGTTAGGAAGTCTACGACATTTTCGCCTGTTAAATCAGATGAAAAGTGGTTAACAACTTTATCCTTAAAGTAGTCTTTACACTTAAGTATTAGTTGCGATGAGCTATTATAGCCACGAATTCTTCTCGGTGACTCTAATTGAATAAGAAACCTTTCGTAAATATCATTATTATTGTTGTTAAGTCTGAGCTTGCTTGAATAACGTAAGCTGGAAGCGTCCTCGTCTCCAATGAAACGCCCTCGAATTATTTGGGCTCGTCGACTGTTATTATCTGGTTCGTTGTCATTTTCAATCAGGTTTTCAAGTATTGAAAGTATTGAAACAACAAAGATACTTAGAGTTGTAATACGTTGTTGACCATCAATAATTTTAAACCTGTGTTCATGGTGCTCTTGCAAAACGAGAGAGCCCATATAGTGCTTTGTATCTGTTTCTCCCGAAATTTCTAAAATATCATTCCAGAGGTCTTCCCACTGCTCTTCCCCCCAAGAATAGTCTCGTTGATACAATGGTACTTCGAACCTCTTCTCGCCACTGAGTAATTCCGACAAACTTAATGTATTTGTGGCAAGCAGACTTCCCGACATTACTTATTCCCTATGATTTTTTATGCTTAATAATAAGGGATAACATAAATATAACAAGAGCGCCATACAACTTATCCGTAGTGATCAACAGTGTGACTTTGTGATTTTAATTCCCAACGTCCGCTTCTGGCACGAAGCGGACTATCAATTCATACTCAGATCAAGTGTTATTAACAACCCTATTTGAAATTTTTATAGCCCTTATAAAGTATTTTATTTTAAATTAAACACTTTATAGTCCATGTAAGGGCTTTTATATAAATATAATTGCGTGCCTTAAACAGTCTGCTACACTCTATTTATCAGTTTAAAGCCTATTTAAGGTTCGTTATATGAATTCAGAACGCGTTTCAACCATCATTGGTCAGCGAGTCAGGCAGTATCGGCTGAACCAGGATTTAACTCAGGAGGACGTAGCGACCTTAGCGAATGTCTCCCTTAATGCGGTTAAATCCGCCGAGGGTGGTAAAAGCACCTTACCCACCTATGTCGCAATTCTTCAGGCGTTAGGGCATATCGACAATTTATTGGCTGCATTCCCGGACGAGGGCGTTTCTCCTGTGCAACTACTCAAAAGTAGCACCAAACAGAAGAAACGAGCGAGCGGTAAAACGCGTGTGAAACCTGCTGACAATGAGGAGCTGGACTGGTGATTAATACCATTGAAGTTCGCTACAAAGGTGAGCCTGTCGGTGCCTTAAATTATAACAAAGGCGACACGGCGGCGCGGTTCGAGTACTTATCTGAATTTGTCGAAAAAAACATTCCGCTAGCGCCTTTAACCATGCCCGCCGAGAAGGGACGAATTTACTCCTTCCCTGGATTAAATTGGGATACCTTTAGAGGCCTGCCTGGCATGCTCGCGGACTCTTTGCCCGATGACTTTGGTAATGCGGTACTGAACCAGTGGGTTGCGCAACAGCCCGATCGCACAGAGCCTCTGAGTCCGCTTGAAAGGCTTCAGTATACCGGCGAGCGGGGCATGGGGGCGCTTGAATATCACCCTGCGCGTAAGAATCAAACCAACGCCAAAAACAAAGACATTGAGCTTGAGAGCTTAATGAAATTAGCGCAGGACGTGCTCGATGCTCGGACTGGTTTTCGCCAACGCACGCACTTTGACGACGCGGCAGACAAAGAAATGATGCAGGCCTTATTAGCGGTTGGCACCAGCGCCGGTGGCGCAAGACCAAAAGCGGTACTGGCGTTTAATAAAGACTTCAGTCAGGTTCGTTCAGGGCAGGGGCTTATGCCCGAAGGGTTTGAGCATTACCTGCTGAAGTTTGACGGCGTAAAAGAGCGCGACCCGTCTCAGCAAACCTTTGGCGACCCGTTAGGTTACGGCGCCATGGAGTATGTGTATTACTTAATGGCGACCCAAGCCGGCATTCATATGATGCCATGCCACCTGCTGGATGAAGGCGACCGACGCCATTTTGTGACCAAGCGCTTCGACAGAGTCGGCAACGAGAAAAAACATATTCAAACGCTGACCGCTATTAAGCACGTGAATTATCACGACATTGGCGCGTTTTCCTATGAAGAGATGTTTCAGGTTGCCCGCCAGCTGAGGCTGCCGCGGGCGGATGCTATGGATTTGTTCCGCCGCATGGTGTTCAACCACGTAGCCACCAACCACGACGACCACTCAAAGAACTTTGGTTTTATGCTGGAAGGCACACAGTGGCGATTGAGCCCGGCTTACGATGTGGCCTTTAGCTTTAAGCCCGGAAACCCCTGGGTAGAGCAGCACTGGATGTCGTTAAATGGCAAGCGCAGCGGCCATACTCGCGCCGACTTTTACGCGCTGGCAGACGTTCAGCTACCAAAGGTAGAGCGCAAAGAAATTGATGCGATTATTGATGATGTGATAAGCGCGGTGTCTAAGTGGCGGGAGTTAGCTAAAGCGCACGACGTACCGAAAACGCTGGCAGATTTCATTAGCAGCCATCTGAAGCTGAAAGACTTTGCCTGAGACGCGTTTATCGGGATAACAATGCGGATTATGTGTCGCAGTTTAATTATTCCGACCACACTGCGTATTCGTTGCCGCTAGGGCAAGTAAATTGAAAGCGTCGACCACCGGGAAAATCGAATATAGGCTTAATGATTTTACCGCCTGCGTCTTCAACGCTTTTTAAACTTTGTTCAAGGTCTTTGCTGTATAAAACCACCAACGCGCTGCCAGTCGATGTTTGAGCAACCAAATCAGATTGGTAAAAGCCGCCATCGAGCCCCGCATTTTGAATAGCAGAGTATTCTGGGCCATAGTCTACAAACTCCCAGCCAAAGGCCTGTTGAAAAAAGCGCTTGGTAGCTTCAAGACTCCGCGCCGGTAGTTCAATGTAATTAATTTTGGTTGAATTCATCATATGCCTCGCTTAGGGTTTTTATGCGGCAACGAGCTTCTTAACCTTGAGTTCTTTACGATGTTGCTCGGCATGCCAGAGTTCATACTGGGACTGCTGGTTTAGCCAGCTTTCCGCTGAAGTATTAAATGCGATTGATAGTCTGATAGCCATTTCAGGGCTAATACCAGCCTTGCCGTTCAGAACAGCACTTAACGTTTTCCGGCTTACGCCCAAAGCGTCCGCTGCAGCGGTTACAGATAAGCCAAGAGGCTCGAGACAAAGCTCTCGTACAACTTCGCCAGGGTGGGGGGGGTTGTGCATTAGCATACGAATACCTCAGTGATAATCTTCATAATTTACTATCTCTGCATCTCCATCCTCAAATCGGAAGGTCACGCGCCAGTTTCCACTGACCGTCACTGACCAAATTCCAGAGCGGTTACCGGAGAGCTCATGAAGTCGAAGACCTGGCAAATCCATATCTTTTGTGCCAGATGCCGCATTCAACCTACCGAGAATAAGCCGAAGCCTCTTTGCGTGGCTGGCCTGAATCCCTGCGGCGCTACCGAACCTGAAAAACTTAGCCAAACCTTTGTGCTTGAAGTTTCGGATCACGATTAAACTGTACCCTATAACGTATCGGGTGTCAATTTTTCTAGTTTCGGTATATTACGTATGGACATCCTGCTTGGAAAGTTATTCATCTTCGAGCTCCTCTCTAACTCGTAAAAAGCTGGCGAAGCGCGGTACGTCATTATTAGTGTAGCCATGGTACTTGTAGGTAATGATACCCCCGACAGGTGGCGGGTTAGCGCGTTCTGCATCTGTAAACCCAGTACCA comes from Idiomarina sp. X4 and encodes:
- a CDS encoding LTA synthase family protein, whose protein sequence is MSNTPLLKELKSSLFQYRTLIAGFSLGLIILSVSRLLLFIWQFERVTEAGELSYLMLMGLRADIVQMGYLTLPLLLFAPLFLNRWGVRAWQTVQSVWLIIAITYITFMEVSTPAFVMQYDLRPNRLFVEYLEYPREVLSTLWGGFKVWLLLTAVVLGICLFGLGKLAKRLNQTTYGHKQYTGRALIVWPLLMVIVFAGVRSTLAHRPANPAFFAVTSDALVNSLVISSAYSLEYAIYSMRHEENASRIYGDASLEKILNIVKSQPHLAGKAFPSDEYPTVHFNKASRSFDKPKNIVVILEESLGATFVEDLGGINVTPNLKRLSKEGWWFQQLYATGTRSVRGIEAVISSFLPTPGRSTVKLSLSQQNFYTAADLLSREGYFTEFIYGGETHFDNMGSFFASNGFQSILGQSDIDNPKFVGSWGASDEDLFNTAHKRFEMLTKKGAPFFSLVFTSSNHEPFEFPDDEVELYSAPKNSVENAVKYADFALGKFINKAKASDYWENTIFLIVADHDTRVYGNELVPIQKFRIPGLILGGSIQPKEIDEITSQIDLMPTVISLAGVSAWTPAIGQDISNDNVPPANRAMMQFGNNYAWMTPKGVAILTPGEDKTGHYDFDESAFVADQNISQQLRNEALAHALLPSWLYQHRAYFVPESLTKLSNE
- a CDS encoding acyl-CoA thioester hydrolase/BAAT C-terminal domain-containing protein; this translates as MKKLITPFLLVGALASCENAPAPDLYTNYISDGEAHPLVILVGGSDGGNYFANPNMKPLMDRYHDYGFSVASMGYFDTLGTPDSPIELSLNEIDARIKAITEDSSIKGQCVALLGFSKGAELSLLLGSHFNTVNHIVAAYPSHVVWNAVKTPMSYSSWSIDGQPLPYIEAPLLSFDMLSGIFTGEYRNAFTDALSEASPKEFNDAAIPVEKIKGSVTLVSARQDQIWPSFEMANKIEQRLSDNSYENPVLHIDLDGDHYSYNKETMDTVLTHLKHVMGSECN
- a CDS encoding LytR/AlgR family response regulator transcription factor — translated: MINTLFIVDDEYASRLKLNQLISALPEWRIEAELRSGEELFQHLSESQPDVILLDINMPGLNGIDVLSQLNRQHCNSEVIFTTAHSRYAVEAFNGAAADYVLKPISLQRLQLALERVAERLRLKRAQTLPQTLISQVGQRMRNVGIEDIDAIIIDNGTQVAHCGSQTYPLDKTLTELEQQLPAHFLRVHRGAIINRLRLSEAERWLNGRLLLRFIHSELEVLTSRNGARQLKRHLTM
- a CDS encoding sensor histidine kinase, which encodes MPEITKKELFIALLGLSFISATITFLDWWQRGQVGTNDALLAGAVAIIFLFWVPISSAVFAIKRLGINNIFYELLLWFGCFYIGYRIWGFALAGIYPGVEFGWLDVFFMSIPWAIGTYILYRAYRAYKALQTERLLRQHAELNQLKHSLHPHFLFNSLNTLTAFITSNPKKAELLTHDLASVLRHILDTNNVDTISLKHELMILQKWLNIERARLGDDLKIDIDIDEATLDVQIPPFLLQPILENSIKHATRLPIELTLACRARGSALQVIIRDNGPGFPDIVLATQPENLKHSGLGLSTTIRRIGLMRHANIQLSNDPESKGAVVNISLESNHD
- a CDS encoding DUF262 domain-containing protein, producing MSGSLLATNTLSLSELLSGEKRFEVPLYQRDYSWGEEQWEDLWNDILEISGETDTKHYMGSLVLQEHHEHRFKIIDGQQRITTLSIFVVSILSILENLIENDNEPDNNSRRAQIIRGRFIGDEDASSLRYSSKLRLNNNNNDIYERFLIQLESPRRIRGYNSSSQLILKCKDYFKDKVVNHFSSDLTGENVVDFLTNQVARKLIFIQIEVEDELSAYTVFETLNARGVELSSSDLLKNYLFSLLISQTDQEIIQRQWDRICFNVKSEELPDFLRYYINSTGRFVRSHQLFKRIKNLVRSATDAQNFLDEIESESEVYMAIKDPSNDYWDGRTDAVRHLKAIKIFGSKQINPLLLSCERKFNSSDFCRVLKLLEAILFRYSVIGKLNPNNLETALCRAAVGVHDGRLTTPRAVFNDVREVYVNDTDFLQSFEKAKIVTKNRKKIARYILFKLESHLRQSLVDWENDPGTIEHILPENPSEQWGEAVPLEQQDEYIYRLGNYGLLTPAENRRVGNENFQNKIDIYRESSYQILSGISASSWDGSQIESRQQYMATLAAEVWKSDYLN
- a CDS encoding helix-turn-helix domain-containing protein is translated as MNSERVSTIIGQRVRQYRLNQDLTQEDVATLANVSLNAVKSAEGGKSTLPTYVAILQALGHIDNLLAAFPDEGVSPVQLLKSSTKQKKRASGKTRVKPADNEELDW
- a CDS encoding type II toxin-antitoxin system HipA family toxin — encoded protein: MINTIEVRYKGEPVGALNYNKGDTAARFEYLSEFVEKNIPLAPLTMPAEKGRIYSFPGLNWDTFRGLPGMLADSLPDDFGNAVLNQWVAQQPDRTEPLSPLERLQYTGERGMGALEYHPARKNQTNAKNKDIELESLMKLAQDVLDARTGFRQRTHFDDAADKEMMQALLAVGTSAGGARPKAVLAFNKDFSQVRSGQGLMPEGFEHYLLKFDGVKERDPSQQTFGDPLGYGAMEYVYYLMATQAGIHMMPCHLLDEGDRRHFVTKRFDRVGNEKKHIQTLTAIKHVNYHDIGAFSYEEMFQVARQLRLPRADAMDLFRRMVFNHVATNHDDHSKNFGFMLEGTQWRLSPAYDVAFSFKPGNPWVEQHWMSLNGKRSGHTRADFYALADVQLPKVERKEIDAIIDDVISAVSKWRELAKAHDVPKTLADFISSHLKLKDFA
- a CDS encoding VOC family protein, which gives rise to MMNSTKINYIELPARSLEATKRFFQQAFGWEFVDYGPEYSAIQNAGLDGGFYQSDLVAQTSTGSALVVLYSKDLEQSLKSVEDAGGKIIKPIFDFPGGRRFQFTCPSGNEYAVWSE
- a CDS encoding HigA family addiction module antitoxin; the encoded protein is MLMHNPPHPGEVVRELCLEPLGLSVTAAADALGVSRKTLSAVLNGKAGISPEMAIRLSIAFNTSAESWLNQQSQYELWHAEQHRKELKVKKLVAA
- a CDS encoding type II toxin-antitoxin system RelE/ParE family toxin → MIRNFKHKGLAKFFRFGSAAGIQASHAKRLRLILGRLNAASGTKDMDLPGLRLHELSGNRSGIWSVTVSGNWRVTFRFEDGDAEIVNYEDYH